One Babylonia areolata isolate BAREFJ2019XMU chromosome 20, ASM4173473v1, whole genome shotgun sequence DNA segment encodes these proteins:
- the LOC143295204 gene encoding GTPase IMAP family member 4-like, with the protein MAALKSKEIMKMRVALIGKTGGGKSSLGNTLLGKPAFHAKLSMASTTQKCGWSYGTCHGIDLEVTDTPGLCDTDRPPDVVMKEITKSVSVSTPGPHVMLLVLRCDVKFTKEEYNAYLDLQKIFGEHLTRFLIIVFTRADEFGDTYEARMDSFRRDLPTYPDNVKKILEDAGQRYCLINNKDPKHLRDSHTRDLIKMMLELVTKNEPRGESYFTGKMFQELTLYVNEEIEQRMESHKERREEADVHVREDIINDAVDRSFFTKAGAVVGGAVGGVVGGVMGGVLGSIAGPAGFVAGAGAGAWA; encoded by the exons TGGCTGCTCTTAAGTCCAAAG AGATCATGAAGATGCGAGTGGCGCTGATTGGCAAGACCGGAGGAGGGAAGAGCTCTTTGGGCAACACGCTGCTGGGCAAGCCTGCTTTTCATGCCAAGCTTAGTATGGCGTCCACCACCCAGAAGTGTGGCTGGTCCTATGGTACCTGTCATGGAATCGACTTAGAG GTGACGGACACACCAGGACTCTGTGATACAGATCGACCTCCTGATGTGGTCATGAAAGAAATCACCAAGAGTGTATCGGTGTCGACTCCTGGACCTCATGTCATGCTCCTGGTTTTACGGTGTGATGTGAAATTTACTAAG GAGGAGTACAATGCCTACCTGGACCTGCAGAAAATCTTTGGAGAGCACCTCACCAGATTCCTCATCATCGTCTTCACCCGGGCAGATGAATTTGGAGACACATACG AGGCACGGATGGATTCTTTTCGAAGGGATCTGCCCACATATCCTGACAACGTGAAGAAAATACTGGAAGACGCAGGGCAGCGTTACTGTCTGATCAACAACAAGGATCCCAAACATCTGAGAGACTCCCACACAAGGGATCTGATCAAGatgatgctg GAACTGGTGACCAAAAACGAGCCCAGAGGAGAAAGCTACTTCACCGGTAAGATGTTCCAAGAGCTCACCCTCTATGTGAACGAGGAGATTGAACAACGCATGGAAAGTCACAAGGAGCGTCGTGAAGAGGCCGACGTACACGTTCGAGAAGACATCATCAACGATGCTGTCGACCGGTCCTTCTTCACCAAGGCTGGTGCTGTGGTGGGTGGCgcggtgggtggtgtggtgggtggcgtGATGGGTGGTGTGCTGGGTTCCATCGCGGGTCCCGCGGGTTTTGTGGCAGGTGCCGGGGCAGGTGCCTGGGCATAG